The stretch of DNA GAGCGACTTCGGTACCGATGTGCCGACCGTGGCGGCGCCGCCCGCCGGTGACCGGCTCACCCCAGGGCCTCGAAAGTGACCATCGGGTAGCGTGCGCCGGAAGTGAACAGCACACGCTTGCTAGGGGTGGGGAACATGGGCAGCGCCATGTATGCCGTGCGGGGGCGCGGCAGCAGGGTCGTAGGGGCAGCGCTGGCGGCGGCTCTGCTGTGCGCGGCCGCGGGGTGTTCGTCGGGCGACGGAGGCAGGACCGCGGCCCACGACAAGCCGAAGACCGCGGAGAGGCAGGCGGCTCCCGAGGCGGTCGTCAAGGCCGCGGTCGCCAAGAGCCAGGAGCTGAACTCCTTCACCTACCGCACCACGGGCACCATGCCCGATGCGGGCGAGGTCTCGTCGCGGGCGTCGCTGAGCCTGCGCCCCGAGGTGATGACACTCAAGGCGAGCACCAAGAACACCGGGGGCAAGGACGTCGGCGTGCGCTCGGACGACGGCTCCTTCTATCTCACCGGTGGGTCCGCGCGGCTGATGGGCCTCAAGGCGGGGCAGTGGGTGAAGCTCTCCGCCGACGACCGGAAGCTGGCGGCGGCCGTGGACGCCGACATCACCGCCGTGTACACGAGGAACCCCGCCTGGGAGTCCGGCTTCATGGCCGCGGTCGCGCGTCCGCGTGAGGCCGGCACCCGGACGATCGACGGGGTGAAGACCACGCACTACCGGGGCAGGGCCACCGTGGACCAGATCGATGCACAGGCCAGGACCGAGGACAGGCAGACGCGCGAACGGCGGCTCGGCGCCCTCAAGGGCTACCGGTCCGGGATGAAGATCCGCACCCTCACCATGGACACCTACGTCGACGCCGAAGGCAGGACGAAGCGGTTCCGCATGACGGGCGAGGCCAGCGGCGGCACGCTCGACCTCACCACCACCTTCAGCGACGAGGGCAAGCCGGTCACGGTGGAGAAGCCCCCCGCAGGGAAGACCGTGAGCCTCGCGAAACTCATGAAGGGGATGGAGATCGATCTCGGCGAAGCCGGTAAGAACGTGGATCTCGGCAAGCTGGCGAAGGAGCCCCCGACCCTTCCCTGACGCCGGAAAGCGTCCCTGGAAAGCGATCCGGGAAACCATCGCGGGAAAGGGCCCCGGGAAAGCTGCCGGGGAGTGCCCGGGGGGAAGCGATTTGCCCGGGGCGCCCGCCTTCCCGTACTCTCCACGAAGAAGCCAAAGACCGCTGGTTGTTGCCGCTCTCTCGTCCAGAGGGCGCGGTGGCCGAAGGATCCGCTGAACTGCGGACGGCCCGCGTAGGTGATTCGTGGAAGTGCTCCCGGGCGAATTCTGTCAGGTCGAGCTCACGCCCCGTGCGCCTGCGCCGGGGCGTTTCGTTTTCCCTCACGTCTCCTTTCTGTGTCCTGATGCAGGCGGTCCACCGGCTCGTGTGGCGGCTGACCGCGAGGTCAGTCGACGATCATCACCCCGGAAGGAGGCCGAGGCTCATGGCGACGTCCGACAAGGTCGCAGCCGTTGAGGAGATCACGGAGAAGCTGCGTAACTCCAACGCCGCTGTCGTGACCGCGTACACCGGACTGAGCGTGGCGCAGCTCAAGCAGCTGCGTCGTTCTCTCGGCGAGAACGCTCAGTACCGTGTGGTGAAGAACACGCTGACCAAGATCGCGGCCAAGGAGGCCGGGGTCGAGCTGGACGAGCACCTGAACGGCTCGACGGCAGTCGCCTTCGTCACCGGTGACCCGGTCGAGGCGGCGAAGGGTCTTCGTGACTTCGCCAAGGAGAACCCCGCTCTCGTCATCAAGGGCGGTTTCCTTGACGGCAAGACGATGTCTGCCGACGAGATCAAGAAGCTTGCGGACCTTGAGTCCCGCGAGGTTCTGCTCTCCAAGCTGGCGGGTGCCATGAAGGGCAAGCAGTCGCAGGCTGCCGCGCTCTTCCAGGCGCTTCCCTCGAAGTTCGTCCGCACCGCGGAAGCGCTTCGTGTCCAGAAGGCAGAGCAGGGCGGTGCCGAGTAATTCGGCTCGCACCTGACCTGAGCCGGTCCCGGCGAAGGTCATAGCGGGCCACACGTACGCCCGCCGCAATGTACATCCGGCACCTGCCGAATTAATGGAAGGACCGCCACCATGGCGAAGCTCACCACTGACGAACTGCTCGGCCACTTCGAGGGCATGACCCTCCTGGAGCTCGCCGAGTTCGTGAAGGCGTTCGAGGAGAAGTTCGACGTCACCGCCGCCGCGCCGGCCGCCGTCGCCGTCCAGGGTGCTGCCGCCCCGGCCGAGGCCGAGGCCGAGCAGGACGAGTTCGACGTCATCCTCACCGGTGCCGGCGACAAGAAGATCCAGGTCATCAAGGTCGTGCGTGAGCTGACCTCCCTGGGCCTCAAGGAGGCCAAGGACCTCGTCGACGGCACCCCGAAGCCGGTCGTCGAGAAGGTCGACAAGGCTGCCGCCGAGAAGGCCGCCGAGTCCCTCAAGGGCGCGGGCGCGTCCGTCGAGATCAAGTGACACCCGTACCCCGCGTACGGAGTCTCTGACTCCCGTCCGGGCGTCCCGCCGGTCCTCGTGGCCGGTGTAACGCTCGGGCCCCCAAGGGCGATCACCCAACCGGGTGGTCGCCCTTCGGCGTTCCCGTGGCAGGTGCTGCGAGGCGTCGCCCGTGACGGGTATGGTGATCTTCGTTGTGCCTCCGCGCCGCCCGTCCGCCGTTCTCGCAACGGTGGGCGGCCTTCGCGGCGTGGGGTGAGGTGGTAAGGGTTCGAGGCCTAGGGGGGCCTTGACGAACTGCACGCGGCGCGCAATTCTCAGGACGCGTCGTCACAACGATCCGGATCCGAGGCATGGATCGACGGCGAAGAGGGCAGTATCGAGGTGCGCCTCCCCGGCGCACGGTTTGCCGCAGGAGTTGAGAACAGCGAGGGTCTCCAAAAACCCGCACTGGACATCAGTGGGCCGAGTGGCTACACTGACCCTTTGCGCTGCCTGTTAGCTGCCTCCTGCCCGTCACCAGGGGCATGCCCATGCTGGAGCACCGTCGAACGAAGCAACCCTGACCTGGGTCTTCTGCCGCTGTGCCCGATGTGGGACCGGTACGCGCGTAGTGAGTCCGAGCCCTCGGAAGGACCCCCTCTTGGCCGCCTCGCGCACTGCCTCGACCGCGAATACGAACAACGGCGCCAGCACCGCACCGCTGCGCATCTCCTTTGCAAAGATCAAGGAACCTCTTGAGGTTCCCAACCTCCTTGCTCTACAGACCGAGAGTTTCGACTGGCTGCTCGGTAACGAAGCATGGAAGTCTCGTGTCGAGGCGGCTCTGGACAGCGGACAGGACGTCCCCAGGAAGTCCGGTCTGGAGGAGATCTTCGAGGAGATCTCCCCGATCGAGGACTTCTCCGGGTCGATGTCGCTGACCTTCCGCGATCACCGTTTCGAGCCGCCGAAGAACTCCATCGACGAGTGCAAGGAGCGCGACTTCACGTTCGCCGCCCCGCTCTTCGTCACCGCCGAGTTCACCAACAATGAGACCGGCGAGATCAAGTCCCAGACGGTCTTCATGGGCGATTTCCCGCTCATGACCAACAAGGGCACCTTCGTCATCAACGGCACCGAGCGTGTCGTCGTGTCGCAGCTCGTCCGCTCGCCGGGCGTGTACTTCGACTCCTCCATCGACAAGACGTCCGACAAGGACATCTTCTCCGCCAAGATCATCCCGTCCCGGGGTGCCTGGCTGGAGATGGAGATCGACAAGCGCGACATGGTCGGTGTCCGTATCGACCGCAAGCGCAAGCAGTCGGTCACCGTCCTCCTCAAGGCGCTCGGCTGGAGCACCGAGCAGATCCTTGAGGAGTTCGGCCAGTACGAGTCCATGCGCGCCACCCTGGAGAAGGACCACACCCAGGGGCAGGACGACGCGCTGCTCGACATCTACCGCAAGCTGCGTCCGGGCGAGCCGCCCACCCGTGAGGCCGCGCAGACGCTGCTGGAGAACCTCTACTTCAACCCGAAGCGCTACGACCTCGCGAAGGTCGGCCGCTACAAGGTCAACAAGAAGCTTGGTTCCGACGCGCCGCTCGACGCCGGTGTGCTCACGACCGAGGACGTCATCGCCTCGATCAAGTACCTCGTGCAGCTCCACGCCGGTGAGACCGAGACGGTCGGCGAGAACGGCCAGAGCGTCGTCGTCGAGACCGACGACATCGACCACTTCGGCAACCGCCGTCTGCGCAACGTCGGCGAGCTCATCCAGAACCAGGTCCGTACGGGTCTGGCGAGGATGGAGCGCGTCGTGCGTGAGCGCATGACGACCCAGGACGTCGAGGCGATCACGCCGCAGACCCTGATCAACATCCGGCCGGTCGTCGCCTCCATCAAGGAGTTCTTCGGCACCAGCCAGCTCTCGCAGTTCATGGACCAGAACAACCCGCTGTCGGGCCTGACCCACAAGCGCCGTCTCTCGGCGCTGGGCCCCGGCGGTCTGTCCCGTGAGCGGGCCGGCTTCGAGGTCCGTGACGTGCACCCGTCCCACTACGGACGCATGTGCCCGATCGAGACCCCTGAAGGCCCGAACATCGGTCTGATCGGCTCGCTCGCCTCGTACGGCCGCGTCAACGCGTTCGGCTTCGTCGAGACGCCCTACCGCCGGGTCACCAGCGGTGTCGTCACCGACGAGGTCGACTACCTGACGGCCGACGAGGAAGACCGCTTCGTCATCGCCCAGGCCAACGCGCCCCTCACCGAGGAGCTGCGGTTCGAGGAGAGCCGCGTCCTGGTCCGCCGTCGTGGCGGAGAGGTCGACTACGTCCCCGGTGACGACGTCGACTACATGGACGTCTCCCCGCGCCAGATGGTGTCGGTCGCGACCGCCATGATCCCGTTCCTTGAGCACGACGACGCCAACCGTGCCCTCATGGGCGCGAACATGATGCGTCAGGCCGTGCCGCTGATCACCGCGGAGGCTCCGCTGGTCGGCACCGGCATGGAGTACCGCTGCGCGGTCGACGCCGGTGACGTCATCAAGGCGGAGAAGGACGGTGTGGTCCAGGAGGTCTCCGCGGACT from Streptomyces tsukubensis encodes:
- the rplJ gene encoding 50S ribosomal protein L10, which encodes MATSDKVAAVEEITEKLRNSNAAVVTAYTGLSVAQLKQLRRSLGENAQYRVVKNTLTKIAAKEAGVELDEHLNGSTAVAFVTGDPVEAAKGLRDFAKENPALVIKGGFLDGKTMSADEIKKLADLESREVLLSKLAGAMKGKQSQAAALFQALPSKFVRTAEALRVQKAEQGGAE
- the rplL gene encoding 50S ribosomal protein L7/L12; the encoded protein is MAKLTTDELLGHFEGMTLLELAEFVKAFEEKFDVTAAAPAAVAVQGAAAPAEAEAEQDEFDVILTGAGDKKIQVIKVVRELTSLGLKEAKDLVDGTPKPVVEKVDKAAAEKAAESLKGAGASVEIK
- the rpoB gene encoding DNA-directed RNA polymerase subunit beta; the protein is MAASRTASTANTNNGASTAPLRISFAKIKEPLEVPNLLALQTESFDWLLGNEAWKSRVEAALDSGQDVPRKSGLEEIFEEISPIEDFSGSMSLTFRDHRFEPPKNSIDECKERDFTFAAPLFVTAEFTNNETGEIKSQTVFMGDFPLMTNKGTFVINGTERVVVSQLVRSPGVYFDSSIDKTSDKDIFSAKIIPSRGAWLEMEIDKRDMVGVRIDRKRKQSVTVLLKALGWSTEQILEEFGQYESMRATLEKDHTQGQDDALLDIYRKLRPGEPPTREAAQTLLENLYFNPKRYDLAKVGRYKVNKKLGSDAPLDAGVLTTEDVIASIKYLVQLHAGETETVGENGQSVVVETDDIDHFGNRRLRNVGELIQNQVRTGLARMERVVRERMTTQDVEAITPQTLINIRPVVASIKEFFGTSQLSQFMDQNNPLSGLTHKRRLSALGPGGLSRERAGFEVRDVHPSHYGRMCPIETPEGPNIGLIGSLASYGRVNAFGFVETPYRRVTSGVVTDEVDYLTADEEDRFVIAQANAPLTEELRFEESRVLVRRRGGEVDYVPGDDVDYMDVSPRQMVSVATAMIPFLEHDDANRALMGANMMRQAVPLITAEAPLVGTGMEYRCAVDAGDVIKAEKDGVVQEVSADYVTVANDDGTYNTYRVAKFSRSNQGTSVNQKVVVDEGARVVENQVLADGPATEEGEMALGKNLLVAFMPWEGHNYEDAIILSQRLVQDDVLSSIHIEEHEVDARDTKLGPEEITRDIPNVSEEVLADLDERGIIRIGAEVIGGDILVGKVTPKGETELTPEERLLRAIFGEKAREVRDTSLKVPHGEIGKIIGVRVFDREEGDELPPGVNQLVRVYVAQKRKITDGDKLAGRHGNKGVISKILPIEDMPFLEDGTPVDIILNPLGVPSRMNPGQVLEIHLGWLASQGWDVSSLGDDWAQRLQAIGADQVDPRTNVATPVFDGAREDELTGLLEHTVPNRDGERMVKETGKARLFDGRSGEPFPEPVSVGYMYILKLHHLVDDKLHARSTGPYSMITQQPLGGKAQFGGQRFGEMEVWALEAYGAAYALQELLTIKSDDVTGRVKVYEAIVKGENIPEPGIPESFKVLIKEMQSLCLNVEVLSSDGMSIEMRDTDEDVFRAAEELGIDLSRREPSSVEEV